A portion of the Candidatus Pristimantibacillus lignocellulolyticus genome contains these proteins:
- the yqfC gene encoding sporulation protein YqfC: MRQIKRKLHRLTATLLDMPEDVVFELPRMTLIGDRQLYIENHRGVIHFREDLLRLSLSKGELEVTGEGLIIRTIWTDEVFVEGVIKGIQLLP; the protein is encoded by the coding sequence ATGAGACAAATTAAAAGGAAACTACATAGACTAACAGCGACTTTGCTTGATATGCCAGAAGACGTTGTATTTGAGTTACCTAGAATGACCTTGATCGGTGATCGTCAGCTATATATTGAAAATCATAGAGGAGTAATTCATTTCCGTGAGGATTTATTACGCCTTTCACTTAGTAAAGGCGAATTAGAAGTTACGGGAGAAGGGTTAATCATTAGAACGATTTGGACGGATGAAGTATTCGTGGAAGGTGTTATTAAAGGAATTCAGTTGCTTCCGTGA